One genomic window of Vicugna pacos chromosome 18, VicPac4, whole genome shotgun sequence includes the following:
- the RBBP6 gene encoding E3 ubiquitin-protein ligase RBBP6 isoform X1, with amino-acid sequence MSCVHYKFSSKLNYDTVTFDGLHISLCDLKKQIMGREKLKAADCDLQITNAQTKEEYTDDNALIPKNSSVIVRRIPIGGVKSTSKTYVISRTEPVMGTSKAIDDSSASISLAQLTKTANLAEANASEEDKIKAMMSQSGHEYDPVNYMKKPLGPPPPSYTCFRCGKPGHYIKNCPTNGDKNFESGPRIKKSTGIPRSFMMEVKDPNMKGAMLTNTGKYAIPTIDAEAYAIGKKEKPPFLPEEPSSSSEEDDPIPDELLCLICKDIMTDAVVIPCCGNSYCDECIRTALLESDEHTCPTCHQNDVSPDALIANKFLRQAVNNFKNETGYTKRLRKQLPPPPPPIPPPRPLIQRNLQPLMRSPISRQQDPLMIPVTSSSTHPAPSISSLTSNQSSLAPPVPGNPSSAPAPVPDITATVSISVHSEKSDGPFRDPDNKILPAAALASEHSKGASSIAITALMEEKGYQVPVLGTPSLLGQSLLHGQLIPTTGPVRINTARPGGGRPGWEHSNKLGYLVSPPQQIRRGERSCYRSINRGRHHSERSQRTQGPSLPATPVFVPVPPPPLYPPPPHTLPLPPGVPPPQFSPQFPPGQPPPAGYSVPPPGFPPAPANLSAPWVSSGVQTAHSNTIPTTQAPPLSREEFYREQRRLKEEEKKKSKLDEFTNDFAKELMEYKKIQKERRRSFSRSKSPYSGSSYSRSSYTYSKSRSGSTRSRSYSRSFSRSHSRSYSRSPPYPRRGRGKSRNYRSRSRSHGYHRSRSRSPPYRRYHSRSRSPQAFRGQSPNKRNVPQGETEREYFNRYREVPPPYDMKAYYGRSVDFRDPFEKERYREWERKYREWYEKYYKGYAAGAQPRPSANRENFSPERFVPLNIRNSPFTRGRREDYSGGQSHRSRNIGGNYPEKLSSRDSHNQKDNTKSKEKESENAPGDGKGNKHKKHRKRRKGEESEGFLNPELLETSRKSREPTSGEENKTDSLFVLPSRDDATPVRDEPMDAESITFKSISEKDKREKDKPKAKGDKTKRKNDGSAVSKKETVVKPAKGPQEKLDGEREKSPRSEPPLKKAKEETPKTDSVKPSSSSQKDEKIIGTPRKAHSKSVKEHQETKPVKEEKGKKDYSKDVKSEKPASKEEKARKPNEKSKPLDSKGEKRKRKTEEKGTEKDFESSSMKISKLEVTEIVKPSPKRKMEPDTEKLDRTPEKDKISSSTAPAKKIKLNRETGKKIGSTENVSNTKEPSEKLESTSGKVKQEKVKGKVRRKVTGTEGSSSTLVDYTSTSSTGGSPVRKSEEKTDTKRTVIKTMEEYNNDNTAPAEDVIIMIQVPQSKWDKDDFESEEEDVKSTTTQPISSVGKPASVIKNVSTKPSNTVKYTEKESESSEKIQKLTKEVSHEIIQHEVKSSKNSASNEKGKTKDRDHSVLEKESLEKRKNSAQPEKDSNPDRMSEQGNFKSLSQSSKETRTSDKHDSTRGSSNKDFTPNRDKKPDYDNREYSSSKRRDERNELTRRKDSPSRSKDSASGQKTKPREERDLPKKGPGDSKKSNSSPSRDKKPHDHKATYDTKRSNEETKSVDKNPCKDREKHLLEAKNNKESGGNKLLYVLNPPDPQVEKEQVTGQTDKNTIKPKPQVSHSSRLSSDLTRETDEAAFEPDYNESDSESNVSVKEEETSGKNSKEPKDKVAEKAKESLDAAAVGQAGAARSQSQSSPSASPSRSHSPSGSQTRSRSSSASSAESQDSKKKKKKKEKKKHKKHKKHKKHKKHAGTEAELEKSQKHKHKKKKSKKSKDKEKEKEKDDQKVKSVTV; translated from the exons ATGTCCTGTGTGCATTATAAGTTTTCCTCTAAACTCAACTATGATACCGTCACCTTTGATGGGCTCCACATCTCCCTCTGCGACTTAAAGAAGCAGATTATGGGGAGAGAGAAGCTGAAGGCTGCCGACTGCGACCTGCAGATCACCAACGCGCAGACGAAAGAAG AATATACTGATGATAATGCTCTAATTCCTAAGAATTCATCTGTAATTGTTAGAAGAATTCCTATTGGAGGTGTTAAATCTACAAGCAAGACATATGTTAT aagtcgAACTGAACCAGTGATGGGAACTTCAAAAGCA ATTGATGACTCTTCTGCGTCTATTTCTCTGGCCCAGCTTACaaag ACTGCCAATCTGGCTGAAGCCAATGCTTCTGAAGAAGATAAAATTAAAGCAATGATGTCGCAATCTGGCCATGAATACGACCCAGTCAA TTACATGAAGAAACCTCTAGGTCCACCACCTCCATCTTACACGTGTTTCCGTTGTGGTAAACCTGGCCATTATATTAAGAATTGCCCAACGAATGGG GATAAGAACTTTGAATCTGGTCCTAGGATTAAAAAGAGCACTGGAATTCCCAGAAGTTTTATGATGGAAGTGAAAGATCCTAACATGAAAGGTGCAATGCTTACCAACACTGGAAAATACGCGATACCAACTATAGACGC AGAAGCATATGCaattgggaagaaagaaaaaccgCCTTTTTTACCAGAGGAACCATCATCTTCTTCAGAAGAAGATGATCCTATCCCAGATGAACTGTTGTGTCTCATCTGCAAAGATATTATGACTGATGCTGTTGTCATTCCCTGCTGTGGAAACAGTTACTGTGATGAAT GTATAAGAACAGCACTGTTGGAATCAGATGAACATACATGTCCAACGTGTCATCAAAATGATGTCTCTCCAGATGCTTTAATCGCCAATAAGTTCTTAAGACAG GCTGTTAATAACTTCAAAAATGAAACCGGTTATACGAAAAGACTAAGAAAACagttacccccacccccacccccaataccACCTCCAAGACCACTCATTCAGCGGAACCTACAACCTTTGATGAGATCTCCAATATCAAGACAACAAGATCCTCTGATGATTCCAGTGACTTCTTCTTCAACTCACCCGGCTCCCTCTATATCCTCATTGACTTCTAATCAGTCTTCTTTGGCCCCTCCTGTGCCTGGAAATCCATCTTCTGCCCCAGCCCCTGTACCCGACATAACTGCAACAGTCTCCATATCAGTCCACTCAGAAAAGTCAGATGGGCCTTTCCG GGATCCTGATAATAAAATACTGCCAGCGGCGGCGCTTGCATCAGAACATTCAAAGGGGGCCTCTTCAATCGCAATCACTGCTCTTATGGAAGAGAAG GGTTATCAGGTGCCTGTACTTGGAACCCCATCTTTGCTTGGACAGTCATTACTGCATGGACAATTGATCCCCACAACTG gTCCAGTAAGAATAAACACTGCTCGTCCTGGTGGTGGTCGACCAGGTTGGGAACA TTCCAACAAGCTTGGATATCTGGTTTCTCCACCACAGCAAATtagaagaggggagaggagctgCTACAG aagtATAAACCGTGGACGACACCACAGCGAAAGATCCCAGAGAACTCAAGGCCCATCACTACCAGCAACTCCAGTTTTTGTACCTGTCCCGCCCCCTCCCTTgtatcctcctcctccccatacACTTCCTCTCCCTCCAGGTGTTCCTCCACCACAGTTttctcctcagtttcctcctggcCAGCCACCACCTGCTGGGTATAGTGTTCCCCCTCCAGGGTTTCCTCCAGCTCCAGCCAATTTATCAGCACCATGGGTATCATCGGGAGTGCAGACAGCTCATTCAAATACCATCCCAACCACACAAGCACCACCTTTGTCCAGGGAAGAATTCTATAGAGAGCAGCGGCGGCTGAAAGAAGA ggaaaagaaaaagtccAAGCTAGATGAGTTTACAAATGATTTTGCTAAGGAATTGATGGAATACAAAAAGATTCAAAAGGAGCGTAGGCGCTCATTTTCCAG gTCCAAATCTCCCTATAGTGGTTCATCCTATTCAAGAAGTTCATATACTTATTCTAAATCAAGATCTGGTTCAACACGTTCACGTTCTTATTCTCGATCATTTAGCCGTTCGCACTCTCGTTCCTATTCACGGTCGCCTCCGTACCCcagaagaggcagagggaagagtcGAAATTACCGTTCACGGTCTCGATCCCATGGGTATCATCGATCTAGGTCAAGGTCACCCCCATATAGACGATATCATTCACGATCAAGATCTCCTCAAGCGTTCAGGGGACAGTCTCCTAATAAACGTAACGTACCTCAAGGGGAAACAGAACGTGAATATTTTAACAGATACAGAGAAGTGCCACCACCTTATGACATGAAAGCTTATTACGGGAGGAGTGTTGACTTTAGAGACCCATTTGAAAAAGAGCGTTACCGAGAATGGgagagaaaatacagagagtggtATGAAAAATATTATAAAGGCTATGCTGCTGGGGCTCAGCCTCGGCCGTCAGCAAATAGAGAGAACTTTTCTCCAGAGAGATTTGTACCACTTAATATCAGGAATTCTCCCTTCACAAGAGGCCGCAGAGAGGATTACTCTGGTGGACAAAGTCACAGAAGTCGAAACATAGGTGGCAACTATCCAGAAAAGCTTTCATCGAGAGACAGTCACAATCAGAAGGATAATACAAAGTCAAAAGAGAAGGAGAGTGAAAATGCTCCAGGAGATGGTAAAGGAAATAAACataagaaacacagaaaaagaagaaagggggaagAAAGTGAAGGTTTTCTAAACCCAGAGTTATTAGAAACATCGAGGAAATCAAGAGAGCCTACAAGTGGTGAAGAAAATAAAACGGACTCATTATTTGTTCTCCCAAGTAGAGATGATGCTACACCTGTTAGAGATGAGCCAATGGATGCCGAATCCATCACTTTTAAATCAATATCTgaaaaagacaagagagaaaaagacaaacctAAAGCAAAAGGTGACAAGACCAAACGAAAAAATGATGGGTCTGCTGTGTCCAAAAAAGAAACTGTTGTAAAACCTGCTAAAGGGCCCCAAGAAAAACTAGATGGAGAGCGTGAAAAATCTCCTCGATCTGAACCTCCGCTTAAAAAAGCCAAAGAGGAGACTCCAAAGACTGACAGTGTGAAACCATCATCTTCCTctcaaaaagatgaaaagatcatTGGTACCCCCAGAAAAGCTCACTCTAAGTCAGTGAAAGAACACCAAGAGACCAAACCCgtcaaagaagaaaaagggaagaaggacTACTCCAAAGACGTCAAGTCGGAGAAGCCAGCTAGTAAGGAAGAAAAGGCCAGGAAGCCTAACGAGAAGAGTAAACCACTCGATagcaagggagaaaaaaggaaaagaaaaactgaagagaaaggtACAGAGAAAGATTTTGAGTCTTCGTCAATGAAAATCTCTAAATTAGAAGTAACTGAAATAGTGAAACCATCACCAAAGCGCAAAATGGAACCTGATACTGAAAAATTGGATAGGACACCTGAAAAAGACAAAATCTCATCATCAACTGCCCCAGCCAAAAAAATCAAGCTCAACAGAGAAACTGGTAAAAAAATTGGAAGTACCGAAAATGTATCTAACACAAAAGAACCCTCTGAAAAATTGGAATCAACATCTGGCAAAGTTAAACAAGAAAAAGTCAAAGGAAAGGTCAGGCGAAAAGTAACTGGAACTGAAGGATCCAGCTCAACGCTTGTGGATTATACCAG tacgaGTTCAACTGGAGGCAGTCCTGTGcgaaaatctgaagaaaaaacaGATACAAAACGAACTGTCATTAAGACAATGGAAGAATATAATAATGATAACACAGCTCCTGCTGAAGATGTTATTATTATGATTCAGGTTCCTCAATCCAAATGGGATAAAGATGACTTTGAATCAGAAGAAGAAGATGTTAAATCCACCACCACACAGCCGATATCAAGTGTAGGAAAACCTGCCAGTGTTATAAAGAATGTTAGCACTAAACCATCAAATACAGTCAAGTATACTGAAAAGGAAAGTGAGTCATCAGAGAAAATTCAGAAGCTCACCAAGGAAGTGAGCCATGAAATTATACAGCATGAGGTGAAAAGTTCAAAAAACTCTGCATCTAACGAAAAAGGGAAAACCAAAGATCGAGATCATTCAGTGTTGGAAAAGGAAagcctggaaaagaggaagaacagCGCTCAGCCAGAGAAAGATAGTAATCCAGACCGTATGAGTGAGCAAGGgaattttaaaagtctgtctCAGTCTTCCAAAGAGACGAGAACTTCAGATAAGCATGATTCCACTCGAGGTTCCTCAAATAAAGACTTCACTCCCAACAGAGACAAAAAACCCGACTATGACAACAGAGAGTATTCAAGCTCCAAACGCAGAGATGAAAGGAATGAATTAACAAGGAGAAAAGACTCTCCTTCTCGGAGTAAAGACTCTGCATCTGGACAAAAAACTAAGCCGCGAGAAGAGAGAGATTTGCCTAAAAAAGGACCAGGAGATTCCAAAAAAAGTAACTCTAGTCCCTCAAGAGACAAGAAACCTCATGATCATAAAGCTACTTACGATACCAAACGTTCAAACGAAGAGACAAAATCTGTAGATAAAAATCCCTGCAAGGATCGTGAGAAGCATCTGTTGGAGGCAAAGAACAATAAGGAGTCAGGTGGCAATAAACTGCTCTACGTACTCAACCCGCCGGACCCCCAGGTGGAGAAGGAGCAGGTTACTGGGCAGACTGATAAGAACACCATCAAACCTAAACCCCAGGTGAGTCACTCCTCTCGACTGTCCTCTGACTTAACTAGAGAAACTGACGAAGCTGCTTTTGAACCAGACTATAATGAAAGTGACAGCGAAAGCAACGTATCCGTAAAAGAGGAGGAGACTTCTGGGAAAAATTCTAAGGAACCGAAAGATAAAGTGGCAGAGAAGGCAAAAGAGAGCCTGGACGCGGCGGCGGTCGGCCAGGCAGGCGCCGCcaggagccagagccagagcagccCCAGCGCCAGTCCGAGCAGGAGCCACAGCCCTTCCGGAAGCCAAACCCGAAGCCGCAGTAGCAGTGCCAGCTCTGCAGAAAGTCAGGAcagcaagaagaagaagaaaaagaaggaaaagaaaaagcacaagaaacataaAAAACATAAGAAGCATAAGAAGCACGCGGGCACTGAAGCAGAATTGGAAAAAAgccaaaaacacaaacacaagaaGAAGAAGTCGAAGAAgagcaaagataaagaaaaggagaaggagaaggatgaCCAAAAAGTGAAATCTGTCACCGTGTAA
- the RBBP6 gene encoding E3 ubiquitin-protein ligase RBBP6 isoform X2: MSCVHYKFSSKLNYDTVTFDGLHISLCDLKKQIMGREKLKAADCDLQITNAQTKEEYTDDNALIPKNSSVIVRRIPIGGVKSTSKTYVISRTEPVMGTSKAIDDSSASISLAQLTKTANLAEANASEEDKIKAMMSQSGHEYDPVNYMKKPLGPPPPSYTCFRCGKPGHYIKNCPTNGDKNFESGPRIKKSTGIPRSFMMEVKDPNMKGAMLTNTGKYAIPTIDAEAYAIGKKEKPPFLPEEPSSSSEEDDPIPDELLCLICKDIMTDAVVIPCCGNSYCDECIRTALLESDEHTCPTCHQNDVSPDALIANKFLRQAVNNFKNETGYTKRLRKQLPPPPPPIPPPRPLIQRNLQPLMRSPISRQQDPLMIPVTSSSTHPAPSISSLTSNQSSLAPPVPGNPSSAPAPVPDITATVSISVHSEKSDGPFRDPDNKILPAAALASEHSKGASSIAITALMEEKGYQVPVLGTPSLLGQSLLHGQLIPTTGPVRINTARPGGGRPGWEHSNKLGYLVSPPQQIRRGERSCYRSINRGRHHSERSQRTQGPSLPATPVFVPVPPPPLYPPPPHTLPLPPGVPPPQFSPQFPPGQPPPAGYSVPPPGFPPAPANLSAPWVSSGVQTAHSNTIPTTQAPPLSREEFYREQRRLKEESKSPYSGSSYSRSSYTYSKSRSGSTRSRSYSRSFSRSHSRSYSRSPPYPRRGRGKSRNYRSRSRSHGYHRSRSRSPPYRRYHSRSRSPQAFRGQSPNKRNVPQGETEREYFNRYREVPPPYDMKAYYGRSVDFRDPFEKERYREWERKYREWYEKYYKGYAAGAQPRPSANRENFSPERFVPLNIRNSPFTRGRREDYSGGQSHRSRNIGGNYPEKLSSRDSHNQKDNTKSKEKESENAPGDGKGNKHKKHRKRRKGEESEGFLNPELLETSRKSREPTSGEENKTDSLFVLPSRDDATPVRDEPMDAESITFKSISEKDKREKDKPKAKGDKTKRKNDGSAVSKKETVVKPAKGPQEKLDGEREKSPRSEPPLKKAKEETPKTDSVKPSSSSQKDEKIIGTPRKAHSKSVKEHQETKPVKEEKGKKDYSKDVKSEKPASKEEKARKPNEKSKPLDSKGEKRKRKTEEKGTEKDFESSSMKISKLEVTEIVKPSPKRKMEPDTEKLDRTPEKDKISSSTAPAKKIKLNRETGKKIGSTENVSNTKEPSEKLESTSGKVKQEKVKGKVRRKVTGTEGSSSTLVDYTSTSSTGGSPVRKSEEKTDTKRTVIKTMEEYNNDNTAPAEDVIIMIQVPQSKWDKDDFESEEEDVKSTTTQPISSVGKPASVIKNVSTKPSNTVKYTEKESESSEKIQKLTKEVSHEIIQHEVKSSKNSASNEKGKTKDRDHSVLEKESLEKRKNSAQPEKDSNPDRMSEQGNFKSLSQSSKETRTSDKHDSTRGSSNKDFTPNRDKKPDYDNREYSSSKRRDERNELTRRKDSPSRSKDSASGQKTKPREERDLPKKGPGDSKKSNSSPSRDKKPHDHKATYDTKRSNEETKSVDKNPCKDREKHLLEAKNNKESGGNKLLYVLNPPDPQVEKEQVTGQTDKNTIKPKPQVSHSSRLSSDLTRETDEAAFEPDYNESDSESNVSVKEEETSGKNSKEPKDKVAEKAKESLDAAAVGQAGAARSQSQSSPSASPSRSHSPSGSQTRSRSSSASSAESQDSKKKKKKKEKKKHKKHKKHKKHKKHAGTEAELEKSQKHKHKKKKSKKSKDKEKEKEKDDQKVKSVTV; this comes from the exons ATGTCCTGTGTGCATTATAAGTTTTCCTCTAAACTCAACTATGATACCGTCACCTTTGATGGGCTCCACATCTCCCTCTGCGACTTAAAGAAGCAGATTATGGGGAGAGAGAAGCTGAAGGCTGCCGACTGCGACCTGCAGATCACCAACGCGCAGACGAAAGAAG AATATACTGATGATAATGCTCTAATTCCTAAGAATTCATCTGTAATTGTTAGAAGAATTCCTATTGGAGGTGTTAAATCTACAAGCAAGACATATGTTAT aagtcgAACTGAACCAGTGATGGGAACTTCAAAAGCA ATTGATGACTCTTCTGCGTCTATTTCTCTGGCCCAGCTTACaaag ACTGCCAATCTGGCTGAAGCCAATGCTTCTGAAGAAGATAAAATTAAAGCAATGATGTCGCAATCTGGCCATGAATACGACCCAGTCAA TTACATGAAGAAACCTCTAGGTCCACCACCTCCATCTTACACGTGTTTCCGTTGTGGTAAACCTGGCCATTATATTAAGAATTGCCCAACGAATGGG GATAAGAACTTTGAATCTGGTCCTAGGATTAAAAAGAGCACTGGAATTCCCAGAAGTTTTATGATGGAAGTGAAAGATCCTAACATGAAAGGTGCAATGCTTACCAACACTGGAAAATACGCGATACCAACTATAGACGC AGAAGCATATGCaattgggaagaaagaaaaaccgCCTTTTTTACCAGAGGAACCATCATCTTCTTCAGAAGAAGATGATCCTATCCCAGATGAACTGTTGTGTCTCATCTGCAAAGATATTATGACTGATGCTGTTGTCATTCCCTGCTGTGGAAACAGTTACTGTGATGAAT GTATAAGAACAGCACTGTTGGAATCAGATGAACATACATGTCCAACGTGTCATCAAAATGATGTCTCTCCAGATGCTTTAATCGCCAATAAGTTCTTAAGACAG GCTGTTAATAACTTCAAAAATGAAACCGGTTATACGAAAAGACTAAGAAAACagttacccccacccccacccccaataccACCTCCAAGACCACTCATTCAGCGGAACCTACAACCTTTGATGAGATCTCCAATATCAAGACAACAAGATCCTCTGATGATTCCAGTGACTTCTTCTTCAACTCACCCGGCTCCCTCTATATCCTCATTGACTTCTAATCAGTCTTCTTTGGCCCCTCCTGTGCCTGGAAATCCATCTTCTGCCCCAGCCCCTGTACCCGACATAACTGCAACAGTCTCCATATCAGTCCACTCAGAAAAGTCAGATGGGCCTTTCCG GGATCCTGATAATAAAATACTGCCAGCGGCGGCGCTTGCATCAGAACATTCAAAGGGGGCCTCTTCAATCGCAATCACTGCTCTTATGGAAGAGAAG GGTTATCAGGTGCCTGTACTTGGAACCCCATCTTTGCTTGGACAGTCATTACTGCATGGACAATTGATCCCCACAACTG gTCCAGTAAGAATAAACACTGCTCGTCCTGGTGGTGGTCGACCAGGTTGGGAACA TTCCAACAAGCTTGGATATCTGGTTTCTCCACCACAGCAAATtagaagaggggagaggagctgCTACAG aagtATAAACCGTGGACGACACCACAGCGAAAGATCCCAGAGAACTCAAGGCCCATCACTACCAGCAACTCCAGTTTTTGTACCTGTCCCGCCCCCTCCCTTgtatcctcctcctccccatacACTTCCTCTCCCTCCAGGTGTTCCTCCACCACAGTTttctcctcagtttcctcctggcCAGCCACCACCTGCTGGGTATAGTGTTCCCCCTCCAGGGTTTCCTCCAGCTCCAGCCAATTTATCAGCACCATGGGTATCATCGGGAGTGCAGACAGCTCATTCAAATACCATCCCAACCACACAAGCACCACCTTTGTCCAGGGAAGAATTCTATAGAGAGCAGCGGCGGCTGAAAGAAGA gTCCAAATCTCCCTATAGTGGTTCATCCTATTCAAGAAGTTCATATACTTATTCTAAATCAAGATCTGGTTCAACACGTTCACGTTCTTATTCTCGATCATTTAGCCGTTCGCACTCTCGTTCCTATTCACGGTCGCCTCCGTACCCcagaagaggcagagggaagagtcGAAATTACCGTTCACGGTCTCGATCCCATGGGTATCATCGATCTAGGTCAAGGTCACCCCCATATAGACGATATCATTCACGATCAAGATCTCCTCAAGCGTTCAGGGGACAGTCTCCTAATAAACGTAACGTACCTCAAGGGGAAACAGAACGTGAATATTTTAACAGATACAGAGAAGTGCCACCACCTTATGACATGAAAGCTTATTACGGGAGGAGTGTTGACTTTAGAGACCCATTTGAAAAAGAGCGTTACCGAGAATGGgagagaaaatacagagagtggtATGAAAAATATTATAAAGGCTATGCTGCTGGGGCTCAGCCTCGGCCGTCAGCAAATAGAGAGAACTTTTCTCCAGAGAGATTTGTACCACTTAATATCAGGAATTCTCCCTTCACAAGAGGCCGCAGAGAGGATTACTCTGGTGGACAAAGTCACAGAAGTCGAAACATAGGTGGCAACTATCCAGAAAAGCTTTCATCGAGAGACAGTCACAATCAGAAGGATAATACAAAGTCAAAAGAGAAGGAGAGTGAAAATGCTCCAGGAGATGGTAAAGGAAATAAACataagaaacacagaaaaagaagaaagggggaagAAAGTGAAGGTTTTCTAAACCCAGAGTTATTAGAAACATCGAGGAAATCAAGAGAGCCTACAAGTGGTGAAGAAAATAAAACGGACTCATTATTTGTTCTCCCAAGTAGAGATGATGCTACACCTGTTAGAGATGAGCCAATGGATGCCGAATCCATCACTTTTAAATCAATATCTgaaaaagacaagagagaaaaagacaaacctAAAGCAAAAGGTGACAAGACCAAACGAAAAAATGATGGGTCTGCTGTGTCCAAAAAAGAAACTGTTGTAAAACCTGCTAAAGGGCCCCAAGAAAAACTAGATGGAGAGCGTGAAAAATCTCCTCGATCTGAACCTCCGCTTAAAAAAGCCAAAGAGGAGACTCCAAAGACTGACAGTGTGAAACCATCATCTTCCTctcaaaaagatgaaaagatcatTGGTACCCCCAGAAAAGCTCACTCTAAGTCAGTGAAAGAACACCAAGAGACCAAACCCgtcaaagaagaaaaagggaagaaggacTACTCCAAAGACGTCAAGTCGGAGAAGCCAGCTAGTAAGGAAGAAAAGGCCAGGAAGCCTAACGAGAAGAGTAAACCACTCGATagcaagggagaaaaaaggaaaagaaaaactgaagagaaaggtACAGAGAAAGATTTTGAGTCTTCGTCAATGAAAATCTCTAAATTAGAAGTAACTGAAATAGTGAAACCATCACCAAAGCGCAAAATGGAACCTGATACTGAAAAATTGGATAGGACACCTGAAAAAGACAAAATCTCATCATCAACTGCCCCAGCCAAAAAAATCAAGCTCAACAGAGAAACTGGTAAAAAAATTGGAAGTACCGAAAATGTATCTAACACAAAAGAACCCTCTGAAAAATTGGAATCAACATCTGGCAAAGTTAAACAAGAAAAAGTCAAAGGAAAGGTCAGGCGAAAAGTAACTGGAACTGAAGGATCCAGCTCAACGCTTGTGGATTATACCAG tacgaGTTCAACTGGAGGCAGTCCTGTGcgaaaatctgaagaaaaaacaGATACAAAACGAACTGTCATTAAGACAATGGAAGAATATAATAATGATAACACAGCTCCTGCTGAAGATGTTATTATTATGATTCAGGTTCCTCAATCCAAATGGGATAAAGATGACTTTGAATCAGAAGAAGAAGATGTTAAATCCACCACCACACAGCCGATATCAAGTGTAGGAAAACCTGCCAGTGTTATAAAGAATGTTAGCACTAAACCATCAAATACAGTCAAGTATACTGAAAAGGAAAGTGAGTCATCAGAGAAAATTCAGAAGCTCACCAAGGAAGTGAGCCATGAAATTATACAGCATGAGGTGAAAAGTTCAAAAAACTCTGCATCTAACGAAAAAGGGAAAACCAAAGATCGAGATCATTCAGTGTTGGAAAAGGAAagcctggaaaagaggaagaacagCGCTCAGCCAGAGAAAGATAGTAATCCAGACCGTATGAGTGAGCAAGGgaattttaaaagtctgtctCAGTCTTCCAAAGAGACGAGAACTTCAGATAAGCATGATTCCACTCGAGGTTCCTCAAATAAAGACTTCACTCCCAACAGAGACAAAAAACCCGACTATGACAACAGAGAGTATTCAAGCTCCAAACGCAGAGATGAAAGGAATGAATTAACAAGGAGAAAAGACTCTCCTTCTCGGAGTAAAGACTCTGCATCTGGACAAAAAACTAAGCCGCGAGAAGAGAGAGATTTGCCTAAAAAAGGACCAGGAGATTCCAAAAAAAGTAACTCTAGTCCCTCAAGAGACAAGAAACCTCATGATCATAAAGCTACTTACGATACCAAACGTTCAAACGAAGAGACAAAATCTGTAGATAAAAATCCCTGCAAGGATCGTGAGAAGCATCTGTTGGAGGCAAAGAACAATAAGGAGTCAGGTGGCAATAAACTGCTCTACGTACTCAACCCGCCGGACCCCCAGGTGGAGAAGGAGCAGGTTACTGGGCAGACTGATAAGAACACCATCAAACCTAAACCCCAGGTGAGTCACTCCTCTCGACTGTCCTCTGACTTAACTAGAGAAACTGACGAAGCTGCTTTTGAACCAGACTATAATGAAAGTGACAGCGAAAGCAACGTATCCGTAAAAGAGGAGGAGACTTCTGGGAAAAATTCTAAGGAACCGAAAGATAAAGTGGCAGAGAAGGCAAAAGAGAGCCTGGACGCGGCGGCGGTCGGCCAGGCAGGCGCCGCcaggagccagagccagagcagccCCAGCGCCAGTCCGAGCAGGAGCCACAGCCCTTCCGGAAGCCAAACCCGAAGCCGCAGTAGCAGTGCCAGCTCTGCAGAAAGTCAGGAcagcaagaagaagaagaaaaagaaggaaaagaaaaagcacaagaaacataaAAAACATAAGAAGCATAAGAAGCACGCGGGCACTGAAGCAGAATTGGAAAAAAgccaaaaacacaaacacaagaaGAAGAAGTCGAAGAAgagcaaagataaagaaaaggagaaggagaaggatgaCCAAAAAGTGAAATCTGTCACCGTGTAA